Proteins from a single region of Acidovorax sp. NCPPB 3576:
- a CDS encoding HU family DNA-binding protein — protein MATAKKTTAPAKKAAPAAKKAAAPVAKKVAAPAKKAAPVKKAAAPAKKAAAPKAKAPVAAKAAPAALKPLKEVFTKTSLIAHLAQQAGVEPKAAKAVLAALESAILASVHKKGSGEFTLPGLMKIGLQQVAAKKKRFGKDPFTGAERWFPAKPASVKIKTRALKKLKDATA, from the coding sequence ATGGCAACTGCAAAGAAAACCACCGCTCCTGCAAAGAAGGCGGCCCCCGCAGCCAAGAAGGCTGCAGCCCCCGTGGCCAAGAAGGTCGCAGCACCGGCCAAGAAAGCCGCTCCCGTGAAGAAGGCCGCAGCTCCCGCCAAGAAAGCCGCCGCCCCCAAGGCCAAGGCCCCGGTCGCCGCCAAGGCAGCCCCCGCAGCGCTCAAGCCGCTGAAGGAAGTGTTCACGAAGACCTCGCTGATCGCCCACCTGGCGCAGCAGGCCGGCGTCGAGCCCAAGGCCGCCAAGGCCGTGCTCGCAGCGCTGGAATCGGCCATCCTGGCTTCGGTGCACAAGAAGGGCTCCGGCGAATTCACGCTGCCCGGCCTGATGAAGATCGGCCTGCAGCAAGTGGCCGCCAAGAAAAAGCGCTTCGGCAAGGACCCGTTCACGGGTGCCGAGCGCTGGTTCCCCGCCAAGCCCGCATCGGTCAAGATCAAGACCCGCGCGCTGAAGAAGCTCAAGGACGCAACGGCCTAA
- a CDS encoding tyrosine-protein phosphatase, with amino-acid sequence MSDSHPYTRSLNLLGATNFRDLGGYPGEQGRPVRWRRLFRSDHLAALTPEDAQTLAALGLARAVDFRGEHERATLAYVLPDVAYYPLSIEPTVVQRAKEMALSGHTLTPEIAMELMRDTYRAFVAHNTREFATLFEHLLEDHTPLVFHCTAGKDRTGFAAALILLALGVPREVVMQDYLLTNGLYRRPAQVNGAAPEAVLNVLWRVQQDFLEAALQAVDADHGGVLQYLEQRLGVGPSERKRLAQWYLEP; translated from the coding sequence ATGAGCGACTCCCACCCTTACACCCGTTCGCTGAATCTGTTGGGCGCCACCAATTTCCGCGACCTGGGGGGCTACCCGGGCGAGCAGGGCCGGCCCGTGCGCTGGCGCCGTTTGTTTCGCTCCGACCACCTGGCTGCGCTGACCCCGGAAGATGCGCAGACGCTGGCGGCGCTGGGCCTGGCGCGGGCCGTGGACTTCCGTGGCGAACACGAGCGCGCCACGCTGGCCTATGTGCTGCCCGACGTGGCTTACTACCCGCTGTCCATCGAGCCCACGGTGGTGCAGCGTGCCAAGGAAATGGCGCTGTCGGGCCACACGCTCACGCCAGAGATCGCGATGGAGTTGATGCGCGACACCTATCGCGCTTTCGTCGCGCACAACACCCGCGAATTCGCCACGCTGTTCGAACACCTGCTGGAAGACCACACGCCGCTGGTCTTCCATTGCACCGCCGGCAAGGACCGCACGGGCTTTGCGGCGGCGCTCATCCTGCTGGCGCTTGGCGTGCCGCGCGAGGTGGTCATGCAGGACTACCTGCTCACCAACGGGCTGTACCGCCGGCCCGCGCAGGTGAACGGGGCTGCGCCCGAAGCGGTGCTGAACGTGCTGTGGCGCGTGCAGCAGGATTTTCTCGAAGCGGCCCTGCAGGCCGTGGATGCGGACCATGGCGGCGTGCTGCAGTACCTGGAGCAGCGGCTGGGGGTGGGTCCCAGCGAACGCAAGCGTCTGGCGCAGTGGTATCTGGAGCCCTGA